Proteins found in one Crassostrea angulata isolate pt1a10 chromosome 3, ASM2561291v2, whole genome shotgun sequence genomic segment:
- the LOC128177979 gene encoding putative uncharacterized protein DDB_G0291812, with product MDGNPCNENDYRIQGILRKNNITDEDVENWFQRKAKIKDVVLSVSLTVWRKSLDQRFPSSVDAFIFAHNKNHSIAIEIQNHFKKILFQLEPKIEIFSKESWTPVDNGSMHFKTNDGKEVSASLGFLVVTPEFCTEEWGTLSGQPFFQRAMYDKDVTIVPVLVNNPRHMKERIPLGIKCLRSVDFYNKDDIISQKTVDTFLKPAIKSRVNKEKEELRNQIYWLYWKVIAKLPEIKEYHYPWSYPQHKRSRMPSQDDSDYYSHSTYQSYSQQSSSPNGKGDQTTGQGFNSDSAYGSDERNSQWAESTGSAPCEDEDKTSLHSNQSADDMNDLPHAPSLNLRSLSESMSTVKSHKHRTHSPLYRDIGEQRSSNGTSSSQDETDVKRQFSHTTKPNTPKTTSSCSNSDFSIQNSTKSNALFNTKTASEHRLPVAVEVECNNLLTLSSHNSSINIPSTDIQDASEVPNSNLSSRSSSIDQRNRSNRRETTQNEFKQSPTPQPINVSNTLWNSHSITSSNIHRPAFNHGHPQPQPLQVQIDKLPSVDLTSGDMSTSEPPSNHSAMSRRSVSNSFHPPPSPHEIFINSFPSDVEETSTSNLASAKTAPLSARDVTHCFVSAPSSGYWDSQREKMVNVVKPFSSLNHHHEDEDDDDDEDDVIRNDFSPPDAHAEETFVKQ from the exons ATGGACGGGAATCCCTGCAATGAAAATG attatcgAATACAAGGAATTCTTCGCAAAAACAATATAACAGACGAAGATGTTGAAAACTGGTTTCAAAGAAAAGCGAAAATTAAAGACGTTGTATTGAGCGTTAGTCTGACTGTCTGGCGGAAGTCTTTGGACCAACGTTTTCCGTCAAGCGTGGACGCTTTTATCTTTGCACACAATAAAAATCATTCCATCGCCATAGAAATTcagaaccattttaaaaagattttgttcCAACTTGaaccaaaaattgaaattttctcgAAAGAGTCGTGGACACCCGTCGACAATGGTTCCATGCATTTTAAAACCAACGACGGTAAAGAGGTGTCGGCTTCTTTAGGGTTTTTGGTGGTGACCCCAGAGTTTTGCACAGAGGAATGGGGAACACTGTCCGGACAACCGTTCTTTCAAAGGGCCATGTATGACAAAGACGTAACCATTGTCCCCGTTTTAGTGAATAACCCACGTCATATGAAAGAAAGAATCCCGCTCGGAATAAAATGCTTGAGGTCCGTTGACTTTTACAACAAAGATGACATTATTTCTCAGAAAACAGTAGACACCTTTTTAAAGCCAGCGATTAAAAGCAGAGTGAACAAAGAGAAGGAAGAGCTAAGAAATCAGATCTATTGGTTGTACTGGAAAGTCATTGCTAAGTTACCGGAAATTAAGGAATACCACTATCCATGGTCATACCCTCAACACAAGAGATCTAGAATGCCTTCACAGGATGATTCGGATTATTACTCACATAGCACCTACCAATCATACAGCCAACAATCCTCTTCACCGAACGGAAAGGGAGACCAAACCACTGGACAGGGCTTCAATAGCGATTCTGCTTACGGCAGCGATGAGCGCAACAGCCAGTGGGCAGAGTCCACAGGTTCGGCGCCATGTGAAGATGAAGACAAGACAAGTCTCCATTCCAACCAGTCAGCAGACGATATGAATGACCTCCCACACGCGCCATCTCTAAATCTTCGCTCTTTGAGCGAGTCAATGTCAACGGTGAAATCACACAAACACAGGACCCATTCACCATTATACAGAGATATTGGTGAACAGCGATCGTCAAATGGAACATCATCATCTCAGGACGAAACGGACGTCAAGAGACAATTTTCCCACACCACTAAACCTAATACACCTAAAACAACATCGTCATGCTCAAATTCGGATTTCAGTATCCAAAACTCAACAAAATCAAACGCTTTATTCAATACAAAGACAGCATCAGAACATCGCTTGCCAGTTGCTGTGGAGGTTGAATGCAACAATCTTTTAACTTTATCATCGCACAACTCAAGCATAAACATTCCATCAACAGATATTCAAGATGCATCAGAAGTTCCAAACTCAAATCTAAGCTCCAGGTCATCGTCAATTGACCAAAGAAATAGAAGCAACAGGAGAGAAACAACACAAAACGAATTCAAGCAGTCCCCAACACCTCAACCGATCAATGTCAGTAACACGCTTTGGAACTCTCATTCGATAACTAGTTCGAACATCCATCGGCCTGCATTTAACCATGGTCATCCACAACCCCAGCCTCTACAAGTGCAAATTGACAAATTACCATCCGTAGATTTAACTTCAGGTGATATGTCGACTTCAGAACCGCCATCAAACCATTCTGCGATGAGCAGACGATCAGTAAGCAATAGCTTTCACCCTCCTCCAAGTCCACATGAGATTTTCATTAACTCATTTCCATCAGACGTAGAAGAGACAAGTACTAGTAACCTCGCATCTGCCAAGACCGCTCCTTTATCCGCCCGTGACGTCACACATTGCTTCGTCTCTGCTCCTTCGTCAGGATATTGGGATTCACAAAGAGAGAAGATGGTCAATGTCGTTAAACCTTTTTCCTCTCTCAATCATCATCATGAAGACGAggacgacgatgatgatgaagaCGACGTTATTCGCAATGATTTTTCACCGCCTGATGCACATGCTGAAGAAACGTTCGTTAAGCAGTAA